A region of the Paraburkholderia flava genome:
GGCTGCGCCCGAGGCGCCGTTGCGTCCCGCAGGAAAACGGCTGCGCTGGCTCGCGGTACTCGTCCTTGCGGTGCTCGCGCTCGCTCCGCTCGCGGCCAACGCGTTTCCGTACATGCCGGTGCTGCTCGTCGAAATCCTGATCGCGGTGCTGTTCGCGGCGAGCCTGCATTTCATCATGGGCCCCGGCGGCATGCATTCGTTCGGGCATGCCGCGTATTTCGGGCTCGGTGCATACGGTGCCGCGCTATTCCTCAAGGTGCTCGCGCTGCCGATGGAAGCGGCATTGCTGCTCGGTCCGTTGCTCGCGGCCGGTGGCGCGCTTGTGTTCGGCTGGTTCTGCGTGCGGCTGTCGGGCGTCTATCTTGCGATGCTGACGCTCGCGTTCGCGCAGATCGTCTGGTCAGTCGTGTTTCAGTGGGACGACGTGACGGGCGGTAGCAACGGGCTGCTCGGACTGTGGCCGTCGAACTGGCTGTCGTCGCCGGTTGCGTACTACTACCTGACGCTCGTGTGCGCGGCGATCGGCGTGTGGCTGCTGCGTCGAATGCTGTTCTCGCCGCTCGGCTATGCGATGCGCGCGTCGCGCGATTCGGTGCTGCGTGCGGAAGCGATCGGTATCGACGTGAAGCGCGTGCAATGGGCCGCGTTCGTCGTTGCTTCGCTGTTTTGCGGACTCGCCGGTTCGCTGTACGCGTTCTCGAAAGGCACGATCTCGCCGGAAGTGATCAGCGTGAGCCGTTCGGTCGACGGTCTGGTGATGGTGCTGCTCGGCGGATTGCAGACGTTGACCGGGCCGGTGGTCGGTGCTGCCGTGTTCACGTGGCTGCAGGACACTGTCGCGCGTCAAACGGATTACTGGCAGGCGCTGCTCGGCGCCGCGATCCTGCTGCTTGTGATTGCGTTTCCGCAGGGGATTGTCGGGTTCGTGCGCGAGCGCTTTGGTGGCGACTCCGATGCCGATACGAAGAATGGCGATGCGCCCAATACAACTGCGCACGCACAACCCACCGCGATAAAGGAGGGCCTATGAGCCTGCTGCGCGTCGCGGGTTTATCGAAAGCGTTCGGCGGACTGACCGCTGTC
Encoded here:
- a CDS encoding ABC transporter permease; translated protein: MLSNLLVQLVNGLADASALFLVAAGLSLIFGVTRIVNFAHGSFYMIGVYVAYTLTTRFGATFGGFWLSVVGAALAVAVLGALVEFVVLRRIYQAPELFHLLATFALVLIFRDATLWLWGPEDLFGPRAPHLSGSVQLLGHALPTYDIALIVIGPVVLLLLWYALTRTRWGTLVRAATQDREMLGALGINQAWLFTGVFFAGAFLAGLGGALQVPRMSANLSLDLDTIGNAFVVVVVGGMGSIPGAFVAALLIAEIKALCIGIGHVSIFGLDLSLSRFTLVAEFVVMAVVLVVRPWGLLGRASAAVRAMAAPEAPLRPAGKRLRWLAVLVLAVLALAPLAANAFPYMPVLLVEILIAVLFAASLHFIMGPGGMHSFGHAAYFGLGAYGAALFLKVLALPMEAALLLGPLLAAGGALVFGWFCVRLSGVYLAMLTLAFAQIVWSVVFQWDDVTGGSNGLLGLWPSNWLSSPVAYYYLTLVCAAIGVWLLRRMLFSPLGYAMRASRDSVLRAEAIGIDVKRVQWAAFVVASLFCGLAGSLYAFSKGTISPEVISVSRSVDGLVMVLLGGLQTLTGPVVGAAVFTWLQDTVARQTDYWQALLGAAILLLVIAFPQGIVGFVRERFGGDSDADTKNGDAPNTTAHAQPTAIKEGL